TTTATAAGTTTGTTTGTTCTATTGTCTTTTTTAACTACTATAGCTACAACAACACTTCAATTGTGTAGTCCAGTGTTGAGTGTCCTCTATAGTGTATACTGTGTACTTTTGATTTAGGTCTTGGAACCCGACTCACCCTAGACCCGACTCCGGATGATGTGTACTAAATTGGGTAACAAGGTTTGCCCTACAATTTAAGGTCTACTATGCAGTGGTGTAGTTAATAACGAGATCCCCCGAGTTATACGAAACATAGTATAGTCCATGGTATTTTAAAAATACAAGAGTACTTAAAAAACTCAGGGTACAACGTAAAATTCTCGACTCTGATTACATGTAGAACCCGAACTTTTACATCTTTGTGACATTATACATCTAGGATTCTAGAACTTATGCACATATAAGAACAAGAACTTCTCCAAAGGCGGGCGCTCGTAGCATAAACCTTCTTTCCCTGATTGCCACACAAATCAAGAGACCAAAGCTTTATAGCTTTAATTattcaaaataaagcaaatgACCATACCACGGGAAAAGAAAACACTAAGCTACTTCTAACAAAACGCACTAACTCTTCAAAACGAgtaaggatcctctccatttcttcaAAAGTTTCAAGGGTCCATATATAATTCTGCTTAGATCGGATGGTTGTAGATGTACTTAAGTCAGGGCCGTCTTGGTGGTTTCGGGGGCCCTGTGCAAAATTAAAAAATGAGGCCCCACGTAAtatattaatgtttttttaaaaaaaaaattctattaATCCAAATTTCAACCGACGCAATCCTAAATATAACTAAAAGGACCTAACTCAAACTTTCAACATGTTATTAATACTAAATTTTGTTATATAGTTAAGATACTAAACAataataaattgaattgtacaCAAGTAAGAACACAAAATCACTTTATTTCGTGAGCCAAACTCAAGGTGATTTCCCAAATTTTTTGGGTCTTTCTAAGTGTTTACTTACTAAAACATTTTACATTTATCATATTCAATTTTTAAGAAAATTTGACCGATAAAAGAAATGGGTATATGAATGTGAgcccaaaaaaaaatttaaaaaaggTCGCTACAAGGTATTGAACCTGTGACCTTGTGAATAAAAGGTAAAGTTCATACCACAACACCAGCACCTTTCATTGTTTATCTCATGTGCAACATATATTTATCTTAGACATACTAGGTTTCGAAGCCCAAATTTTTTGGGCCCTGTGCAGCCGCACGGGCCGCACAGGCCCAAAGACGGCCCTGACTTAAGTatgaaaaggtaaataaatgaaaatgaaatatactccgtataatataAGATGAGTGTATTAGAGAGGAAATTAATGGAGAGTGTTAGAATATAAAACGAATCAAGGAACTTCAACTATCAGCTTAagtttttggttgagatggtttcttgacatggtatcagagcctggtgaccaaaaggtcacgggttcgaatcccACCCTCTCTATTCTAAAGTGGATAATCAGAACAGGCCAGGGAATCCCGCCTGCACCCACACTTCAagcccaaaaagaaaaaaaaaaaaagggcccTCGTGTGAGGGGGAGTGTTAGAATATAAAACGAATTAAGGAACTTcaaccatcagcttaagcttttggttgagatggtttcttgacagAGAGAAAAAAATGGAGAAGCTCCAAATTGCTTCAAAACACGATTTTGTGACAAACAATGATAGCTAGGTTTTGATGACTTTTGACAAAGGAAATTCTACTTCAAAAAAGAAACTGTGTTTAGTGGTAAAAACTATTGTAATGCATGGTTAAAAGTTATAACACTTAGCCTTGTTCAAGATATTGATATCATTATAGTCTTTTAGATACCGTATGCGTAATTATTTTACAATGAGGTTATAATTTTTTCGTTAAAAATGATAACTCAGTTAAATAGTTTATTGTAATGGCTTAGGTCATGTTCATTTAGATTTAATATCAGATTAAATTCAGTTAAAGTTTAGTATGtgttatattgtatatacttcttttattcatttcaattcaattcaataaaTTTTGTTAGAGAAAAGGCTCCTATATCCAAATATTCAAGATTTATTTTTGAACCTAACCTCTAAATTTTGTCTTTATTATTGCTTCTTGAAATAACCCATCTTTATTAATAAATCCACTTATAACATAGTCATGTATTGCAATAAAACATAAAATGTTCGCAAATATATCTAATCTATAATGTCATCGTATACTTAAACATCAATGAGAATGTTCATGTTTTATTTCActtatgttccgggtgtaattccagagcagttatacgttaccacccgtgcttgtagaatgacgtctttagttgaatcctccttgcggtctcctgaaacgatgaacaaactgagggctcggctttggaccgagcgaactcactccgacgcccaagtcagtaaacttagagagataagctgttgttacttggcgaagtatgtattgtagagagataaggaagatattaccagatgaatagtgattcttaggttaaattgtggatcctttcctcaatgatagttgaggagtatttatagactttcaccttttgtcacgtagtggccaagtggccaagtggctagcaggtggaaagactgatctacccttcggccgagggacccatggcaggccggcgggccctgttgactcaccgccgaggggtcttggatatgagttcgcggatgtgtgcctcggctggctagttgtccccgcCGAGGCACGAGAGACAGGCCGACAGTGGCGTCGGTTAatttgtctaagccgttgacttgtggatatctttgacttgCTCGATATGTTGATCGCACGGGTgtaatatgccccatcaacttaCATTATGCGTTATTATTAATACGTATACGAAGTGTTAATAATCTCAATTTTCATACTACCTGATTACGGTGTATGATAACATGGTATAGTACTACTTAATTATTAGGAGTACTTTATTAGTGTAGCTAACAGTTTCTCCTAGAATACCATAAACAAAAAATCTTGCTTATGTGATGTGGACAACCACTACCATAACCTCCCTATATAAACCCTCTTCCCCTCTCTTTGTTTTTCAACATCAAACAAATTAAAACCTTTCTTACATAACACAATCAAACACTCTCACAAAACTATCTTACAATACCATTTAACAACTACCCCTATACCAAAATAATAACACAAACAAAAATGGATCAAAATTTACCAATTGTAACAAAGAAACTATGGAACATAATTAGGGCTGTTTTCTACatactaaagaaaaacatcaacAAGAAGAAAATACTCTTAGACCTCAACTTATTCATCAAAAGAGGAAAGTTTGTCGCTGAGAAAACCCTCACCAACCTCATCTACAACCACCACCAGAACAACCACCATGTCACCACCGCCTTTGAGGATGAATACGAGTTCAGTTGTACCAACACTCCCTTATATCGCCACTACTTGACTACTAATAAGCCTAAAAACAAGCACCTTGACCTTGACGCGGCCATGTGGGACCTAATGGTGGCTCCTAAGGCTTATGCAAGCCCCAAGGCTAAAAAGCTGAGGGTCACTGACTCGCCGTATCCAATGCAAAATGAGGGTGGTGAGGATGGTGTTGATGCAGCCGCTGAGGAGTTTATTAAGAGGTTCTACTCCCAGCTTAAGCAGGAAACCTGATTCAGTTCATCgttacataaattattattattatgagacCGCTACATTTCCCAAGAAATCAAGTCATAATCCTATTCAAAATTGGGATTGTTTGGGCCGAGTTTCATAATTAACTATATACAACGGTCGTAAGCGAGAATTTGTAATTAAGGATAAATATTTGCGTTTCTATCATATTATGGTTTTATGTATGTATGGTGGAAATGTTACTACAGAAATGTAGATTTTGTTGTTAGAATTGTATGAAGTTAAGAATTACTGTACGTAATATACTACTTTTATTTTTCCTTGTCACTTGTATTTAAATTTGAAAGAATAGATTTTAATTTGGAAACTTTACTCATGGTTTATTTTACTTCGTATGACTACGTACATATAAATATTATCAACCATGAAGATTAATGAAAAGTTTTTTCCGTAATAACGATGAATTTTTTTGTTACTTGTATTATTTTTCAATACTTAATTGATTATGTAATTATAATTACTTGACTGTGGTAACATGTAATAAAATAAGTTAAATCAGGGAAAAATCGAAAACTTTTACTTAGAACTCAAGTTCAACGAGAGTGACCGTCCCTACTAACTCCACCTGCCAAATAACTCGAAATTCCGTGagaataaaatttataaaaaagTAATCATatttagtttttatttttgttcaaTCAGTGAGTGGAAGGGAATTCCTAATTGAAACTTTTTGCATGGTTGCGGATTATGCCCAAAATCAACCTTttacatttatttattgtatGTTATGATATAAATTATATTCAGTAAATATATACTCTATTTCATAGTTTCATACGAAGTATAATGTACGAACGTTGATTGTAAATATTTTCTTAAAGGAATAtagatattgaaaaaaaaaaaaaaaaaactcttttgTTAGACGTATTTGCCATTGACTTAGTTATAAATATATTAAGAGAAATATAACAACATtaacatcccctatttactaaatgaataggcgaaactccaaattttcccgcctaaaacatgTTTCCTAAAATAGGATTTTGTATTTTTAGTACTCCAATATACTATAGGTATTTACATGCCGGGTTATAAATGGGCATAATGTTTTAGATTtgaatatttataacattcaatattTCACATTCTGCATAAATTTATCTCCGGTCTTTCTATTATAAAGaaattattctttttttttaagaacttgatgataaaaattcattgattatttatgataaaaagttgctgctaaaaaaatatgttattaataaATATTTATAAAGTAACgtcattaatttctcggtaaaaaaaaaattcaaaaaaaagcaCTTATTTCATGACTTCTTATgatataattttttatttctcaaatcaaaatacaatgaTGAGAAACACGAAAAATAGATAAATTTAAGTTTGAATTTCACAAATAATAAGTAAAAAATAAAAcgctataaataccgtgcatacaTTGCACGGGGTCTATACTAGTTGTAGTTTAATTCTAAATATATCCTGATGAGTTATTTTCTAAAAGTTTCTCAAAAAAATACTCGTACAAAAGAAGGGAGCATATTATACGGAGTAAGTAAGAAAATATGGTTGTAAATTCGTAGATGCGAGTTTCTGAGTAATTTTCCCCCCAAAAAAAAACTAGAAAataaagtaatttattaattgtcAAATATAACAATTTAACATATGacattatattaatatttttgcTCAATTAATTTAGAGGTGCTAAAAATCAAGTAAATCTGTCGAAAGTCATGTCCTCAAAATCTTAACATTGATGATTATAATAATCAAGTAGGTTCGGTGTGGTGGATGCTCACCTTATCCTTTAATCATAAAATCGTGAGTTTAATCTTTATTCAAAGGAATAAAACAAATTTATTGTTGTCGATGAGAAACACCCTGATATACCCTaggaaaagggaaaaaaaaagcaTACATGGTTATAATACTAACATGTGAATCCTACCACATATTATAGGGTCAACAAACTCATGCCTTAAATCTAAGCCATCCAAAGTTCCAATAGTTTTACTAAAACAAATATCAATCGTTGATGTAAATACTACATAGACGGTCAATTTCTTAATCGACAAATTTCCATGTTGAAATAGTAACTTCAAAAACAAGTATCCCATGCATAAAAAGATGAAGGCCCAAGCCAGCTTTATGGTGGGTTATAGCCACTTTATTTCAACATGAAAAACTTATTACATGGACAATAACTTGCCAACGTTGCTAAGGCATGGATCTAACGGTCCCCTTTGCTTTCCTTAGACCTTGTGGGAGTGCTAATTATTaaagtatgtatgtatgtatgtatgtatgaatTTAAAAAGATAACTACTCCCTCTTACAATTAGATTAATCTCAAGTAAATGAATAATTGAGGTTGCTTAAAAATTTGTTAATCCAAAAAGAGTTTGCATTAACGGTTCTACCCTTGTGGTCCTAAGCGGCTTAAATCAAGTCTAAACTGAATGATATATAccaaaaaaaatgttaattaatgACTTATATTATGTTAATGAGCGAGAATACGAGTTTACCTTGTATTAGGTTATGAGCTGAAAGAGATAAAATGTTTAATTTTTGCTTTCGAAATGTTTGTTTTGCGTTATCTTTACTTAGGCTCCGTTGGTCACATTTCAGGTAGATTATTTGGCCAGAATTTGAGCtagcttattttttttttttgcaagtgtttggtaaGTGCTTATTTAACCAACTAAACTAACAGAAACAAAATGCTATCTGGGGTATGTAACATGAGATAAATAAGCTAGCTAGCTTATTTGACAAAAACAACTTATTTTATCAATATCAGTTATCATTCCAGTTATTTTGCCAAACGTTTATAATCAATTGTCTCTAATTTTCAGCTAACTTTTCAGTTTTTAACCATTTACCTTCCTTTTTAACTAGTTTTATGACTTTTATCAAACATAAACTTAATGATTTTAACTTTTAAGCCATTTTCCTTTAAATCCATGCATATATGTAATCATAAATACACATCTTATGCAAATCATGTAAGTAATATAATATCCTTAAGAGCGGGTCTAATAATTAAGAAGATGTTACTATAATTGAAGCATGTTGTAAAATCTTTGATACAGCTTTACAAGATAACAAATCAAGAGTCCTTTACTTAGGGGACTAAGTTTAATCCAACGCGACAAATCAAAGGAGTAAAGCACTATTCCTTTTCACCTAAGAAAGATTAAGCAAGTACTTAATTAATTATAGACTACTActactagtagtagtagtagtagtattctAATGATCTAGACATAACTaagttattatcattattatgagCATTATAACCTAATTAGTGAGTTTGACACATCCACACAATTACACACTTGTCATGTAATTAAACAAGTAATTTttattcactaaataaagtaggAAAAAAAGTTGCATTGCTAAAGAAAAATGAAACTTCCACCCACTCTTCCCACAAGCTCTAAAGTACTTCATGTTGATTTATTCTACTAtcaactttattattattataataataataatccctcGTTCCAGTCAATTAGGCCAtatttttttcggctaaaatgaGCTAAACTGGACTGAATGAAACTGAATTAAACTGAATGAAGTTAAACTAGACTAATTAACTGGactgaatagagctgagctgaaGTAAAATGTATTGAAATTAAGTCTAAAAAAACAGGGCTTTAGTTTACCGTTTTTATTCGTTGTAAGGAGCATTTTAATCAAAAAATACGACGAAAGGGTTATCTATTTAGCAAAAACATTTTATTATCTTTCAATATTACTTTTCCCTCCTATATATTGCCCTTCTCTCATTTCAATTACATCCCATGCCAAAACAACTTGTCTTCTCAATAATCATATAATTGCCTTCTTTCTCATATACTACAAACAAAATTGAATAACCCTTTTTCTAATATTTCTACCAAAACAAGCAAAAAGACATATAAAGAAATATATTGAAATGGAGCAAAATACACCATTGATGGCCAAGAAGATATGGAATGTATTAAGGGTGGCTTTCTATATGCTAAGGAAAGGCATATGCAAGAGGAAGATACTCATGGACCTTAATTTAGTGATGAAGAGAGGAAAGATTGCAAGAAAAGCCTTACAAAACATTATGTTCCACAACCACCACGACTCGAGTTCTGAAGCAAGCTTCGATAGCCAATTTAAGCCACAAGGCGGAGAGTATGAGTTCAGTTGTAGCAACACGCCTCTATACCGCCATTACTTCAACAACAAGAAGAGTAAACTCCAACATAGCAAAAACTTCTCTTTTGAAGATTTGGATAAcattgagggtgtaaacaacatGTTTGATATGATCATGTTGTCTAGCAATGAAGATATGGCTAAGTCACCTGCCTTACCAGGGTTAGGGCCCGGGTTAGGGTTAGAGTTGAACTCGAGAGCTAAGCAAATTAGGGTTACGGATTCTCCGTTTCCTACACAAAATGGGGAGGATGGTAAGCATGTTGATGTTGCTGCTGATGAGTTCATTAAGAACTTTTACTCACAACTCAAGCAACAAAAATACTACTAGGACAAGATAAACACAAAATAAAATCCGGGGTACTAAAGTGCACGTACATGTAGCCACTATCGGCTAGCATGTACGACACTAGCCATAGAGACGTACAAGTGCAATGCTGGTGAAGCAAAAGGGGCAAGTTGTGGCCGCTCCTAGTAAATAGGATTTTGAAATTGTCATAACTATTTTCTCCATTATTACTACTGTATATTCTATCTTGTTGTTTATAGCAAAAATTGGTTAATTAAAAAACCGATTTTAAGATGTTTGGCAAATTAGCTACAAATATTACTCTTAGAAATCATAGGACAAATGTAGAAAATAGGGTGTGtttattttcccttttctataTTTGATAGAAATATGTAGAGAAATGTAAGAAaaaattgaagaa
The Silene latifolia isolate original U9 population chromosome 11, ASM4854445v1, whole genome shotgun sequence genome window above contains:
- the LOC141612842 gene encoding uncharacterized protein LOC141612842; this encodes MDQNLPIVTKKLWNIIRAVFYILKKNINKKKILLDLNLFIKRGKFVAEKTLTNLIYNHHQNNHHVTTAFEDEYEFSCTNTPLYRHYLTTNKPKNKHLDLDAAMWDLMVAPKAYASPKAKKLRVTDSPYPMQNEGGEDGVDAAAEEFIKRFYSQLKQET
- the LOC141612843 gene encoding uncharacterized protein LOC141612843, with amino-acid sequence MEQNTPLMAKKIWNVLRVAFYMLRKGICKRKILMDLNLVMKRGKIARKALQNIMFHNHHDSSSEASFDSQFKPQGGEYEFSCSNTPLYRHYFNNKKSKLQHSKNFSFEDLDNIEGVNNMFDMIMLSSNEDMAKSPALPGLGPGLGLELNSRAKQIRVTDSPFPTQNGEDGKHVDVAADEFIKNFYSQLKQQKYY